From the genome of Azospirillum sp. TSA2s:
CGCCATCCACGCGCTGGTCGGCGACCCGGCCGATCAGGGGCGAGACGTGCGCCGCCTCGCCACCGCAGCCGGCTTCCCCTACAAGCTGGACGAGGCCAGCGGGCAATATGCTCATCCCACCGGCGTGGTGCTGGTCTCGCCCGGCGGGACGGTCTCCCGCTACATCCTGGGAATCGGCTACGACCCCACCGACCTGCGGCTCGGGCTGGTCGACGCCTCAAAGGGGGCCGTCGGTTCGGTGGCCGACCATCTGCTGCTGCTCTGCTACGGCTACGACCCGGCGCAGGGCAAATACAACGCCGAGGTGGGCCGCCTGATGCAGGCGACCGGCGCCGTCTCGGTCCTGGGCGTCGGGCTGCTGGTGTGGCGCGCCACCCGCCGGCCGGGAAAGGGGTGAGGCCGGCCATGGGAAGCATGCAACTCCTCCCCCCCACCGCGTCTGCCCATGCCGCCGACATGGATTGGCTGTTTGCCGCCCTGATCGGCACCAGCGCCTTCATCCTATTGCTGGTCTTCGGGCTGATGATCGGCTTCTGCGTCCGCTACCGGAAGGGCAGCAAGGTGGAGCGCGGCAACCGCCTGGGCCGCACCTGGAGGGTTGAGACCGCCTGGACCGTCGCCACCTTCATCGGTTTTCTCGGCCTCTATTTCTGGGGAGCGGACCTCTATGTCGGCATCCACAGCCCGCCCAAGGACGCCACCGACATCTATGTCGTCGGCAAGCAGTGGATGTGGAAGATCGAACATCCGGGCGGCCAGCGCGAGATCGACACGCTGCATGTCCCGGTCGGCAAGCCGGTGCGGCTGGTGCTGACCTCGCAGGACGTGATCCACGACTTCGCCATCCCCGCCTTCCGCGTACGTCAGGACGCCGTCCCCGGCCGGTACGAGGCGCTGTGGTTCACGCCGACGAAGGTCGGCGAATACCGCCTGTTCTGCGCGGAGTTCTGCGGCACCTGGCATGCCCGGATGGGCGGCAGCGTCGTCGTCATGGAGCCGTCCGACTTTCAGCGCTGGCTGGACAGCCAGGACCCCGGCCCCAGCCTCGCCCAGGAAGGGGAGGCGCTGTTCCGCAGCTATGGCTGCAGCGGCTGCCACGGCACCGCCAGCACCGTCCACGCGCCGAAGCTGGAAGGGCTGTTCGGCCGGCCGGTGCCGCTGCAGGACGGCCGCACCGTCATCGCCGACGACCGCTATATCCGCGACTCGATCCTGAAGCCGAAGTCGGAGATCGCAGCCGGCTATCCGCCGGTCATGCCCTCCTTCGCCGGGCAGATCGGCGAGGACGACCTGCTGAAGCTGGTCGCCTACATCAAATCGCTGGCCGACAAGACGGCTGAAAACTCCCAAACCGGCCAATCGGCCGGACAATCTCAAGCCGGCTCTTCGGCCGGTAGCGCGGAAAGGCCCGCCCAATGACCACCGCGACCGTGACCGGAAAGCCGGACGAGCCCGTCGTCGCCACCAGGAACTACCTGACGGAGGAAGGCGTCACGCTGCGGTCCTGGCTGCTGACCAAGGACCACAAGCGGATCGCCATCCTCTACACCCTGTCGATCACCTTCTTCTTCTTCGTCGGCGGGGCTGCGGCGACGCTGATCCGGCTGAATCTGGTGACGCCGGCCGGCATCTTCACGCCGGACATCTACAACCGGCTGTTCACGCTGCATGGCATCGTGATGGTGTGGTTCTTTCTGATCCCGTCGATCCCCAACACCATGGGCAATTTCCTGATCCCGCTGATGATCGGCGCCAAGGATCTGGCCTTCCCGCGGCTGAACCTGCTGAGCTGGTATCTCTATGTCGGAGCCGGATTCCTGGCGCTGTTCGCCATCCTGATCGGCGGGGTCGACACCGGCTGGACCTTCTACACGCCGTTTTCCTCGCTCTATTCCAACGGC
Proteins encoded in this window:
- the coxB gene encoding cytochrome c oxidase subunit II, producing MQLLPPTASAHAADMDWLFAALIGTSAFILLLVFGLMIGFCVRYRKGSKVERGNRLGRTWRVETAWTVATFIGFLGLYFWGADLYVGIHSPPKDATDIYVVGKQWMWKIEHPGGQREIDTLHVPVGKPVRLVLTSQDVIHDFAIPAFRVRQDAVPGRYEALWFTPTKVGEYRLFCAEFCGTWHARMGGSVVVMEPSDFQRWLDSQDPGPSLAQEGEALFRSYGCSGCHGTASTVHAPKLEGLFGRPVPLQDGRTVIADDRYIRDSILKPKSEIAAGYPPVMPSFAGQIGEDDLLKLVAYIKSLADKTAENSQTGQSAGQSQAGSSAGSAERPAQ